The Acidobacteriota bacterium genomic interval CCCGAGTTCGCGCGTCACCGCCAACGCCTGGGCGGCGAACGCCTCGTTGAGCTCGATCACGTCCATCTGTGCCAGCGTCAGCCCCGTTCTTGTGAGAAGCGTTCTGGTAGCGGGGACGGGCCCGATGCCCATCAGGCGCGGGGCCACACCGGCGGTGGCAGTCCCGATGACGCGAGCTCGAGGCGTAAGACCCTGAGCCCGCGCCGCGCTCTCTGAGGCCACAAGCATCGCGCATGCGCCGTCGTTGATACCGGACGAGTTGCCCGCGGTGACGGCGCCATCCTTGCGGAAGAGCGCGGGGAGCTTACTCAGCTTCTCGAACGTCGTGCCCGGGCGGGGATGCTCATCCCGATCGACCGTCAGCGGATCCTGTTTGTGACGCGCGACGACCACCGGCGTGAGTTCGTCGCGAAAGAGTCCCTTTTCCTGCGCGGCGGCCGTCTTGGACTGGCTCCACGCCGCGAACCGGTCCTGGTCCTCGCGCGAAATGTGAAACTCGGCAGCCACGTTTTCGGCCGTCTCGGGCATCGACTCGGTGCCGTACTGCTTGTGCATCAACTCGTTGACGAATCGCCAGCCAATCGTGGTGTCGAAGATCTCGGCCTTCCGGCTGAAAGGCGTCGTGGCCTTGGCCATCGCAAAGGGCGCACGCGACATTGATTCCACCCCACCTGCGACGATCAGGTCTTGTTCACCCGCGATGATGGCCCTGGCCGCGACTCCGATGGCGTCCATGCCCGATCCGCACAGCCTGTTGACCGTCGCGCCTGGGACGCCGGCCGGCAGTCCCGCCAGCAGCAACGCCATCCGCGCCACATTGCGGTTGTCCTCCCCGGCCTGGTTCGCGCACCCGAGGATCACATCGTCGATCCGCGCGACATCCAGGTCGGGATGCCGC includes:
- the pcaF gene encoding 3-oxoadipyl-CoA thiolase → MPFAFICDAVRTPIGSYGGALAQIRTDDLAAIPIRALIQRHPDLDVARIDDVILGCANQAGEDNRNVARMALLLAGLPAGVPGATVNRLCGSGMDAIGVAARAIIAGEQDLIVAGGVESMSRAPFAMAKATTPFSRKAEIFDTTIGWRFVNELMHKQYGTESMPETAENVAAEFHISREDQDRFAAWSQSKTAAAQEKGLFRDELTPVVVARHKQDPLTVDRDEHPRPGTTFEKLSKLPALFRKDGAVTAGNSSGINDGACAMLVASESAARAQGLTPRARVIGTATAGVAPRLMGIGPVPATRTLLTRTGLTLAQMDVIELNEAFAAQALAVTRELGLADEDARVNPNGGAIAIGHPLGMSGARLVTTALYQLQRTGGRYALCSMCIGVGQGIAMIIERV